A single region of the Vicia villosa cultivar HV-30 ecotype Madison, WI linkage group LG4, Vvil1.0, whole genome shotgun sequence genome encodes:
- the LOC131598832 gene encoding protein SRC1-like — MAGIINKIGETLHLGGGHKKEDEHKGDKSHDDKHKGEHKEGLVEKIKDKIHGDEHKGEKSHDDKHKGEHKGEHKGEHKEGVVEKIKDKIHGGSDEHGHKGEKKDKKKKDKKKKEHGHDHDSSSSSDSD; from the coding sequence ATGGCAGGAATCATCAACAAGATCGGAGAGACTCTTCACCTTGGAGGAGGACACAAGAAAGAAGACGAACACAAAGGAGACAAGAGTCACGACGACAAGCACAAAGGTGAGCACAAGGAAGGTTTGGTTGAGAAGATCAAGGACAAGATCCATGGTGATGAACACAAAGGTGAGAAGAGTCACGATGATAAGCACAAAGGGGAACACAAAGGGGAACACAAAGGTGAGCACAAGGAAGGTGTAGTTGAGAAGATTAAGGACAAGATccatggtggaagtgatgagcaTGGACACAAAGGTGAGAAGAAGGACAAgaagaagaaggataagaagaagaaggaaCATGGACATGATCATGATAGTAGCAGTAGCAGTGACAGTGATTAG